In a single window of the Natronosalvus caseinilyticus genome:
- a CDS encoding aldo/keto reductase yields MEYTTLGSTGMDVSRLCLGCMSFGSSDWRSWVLDEEESREIIDRAIDLGITFFDTANMYSRGESERILGNALEVHRDQSVVATKCYFQMDEDDPNSGGLSRKAIEQELTASLDRLGIDTIDLYQIHRWDEDTPIEETLRTLDDAVRRNQVRYLGASSMLAHQFADALHASERLGLERFVTMQNHYNLVYREEEREMLPLCQKQGVGVLPWSPLARGYLTRPDERVDATTRGDAEEQLYAHPYREGGGREINERVEELADEKDLTMAQVSLAWLLHQEWVDAPIVGTTSVEHLEQAVEALDVSLSRSDLEYLEEPYEPVRVSGHD; encoded by the coding sequence ATGGAGTACACGACCCTCGGCTCGACCGGCATGGACGTCAGCCGCCTCTGTCTGGGCTGTATGAGCTTCGGCTCGAGCGACTGGCGATCGTGGGTGCTCGACGAGGAGGAGAGCCGCGAGATCATCGACCGAGCGATCGACCTCGGAATCACCTTCTTCGATACGGCAAACATGTACTCGCGGGGCGAGTCCGAGCGGATTCTCGGGAACGCGCTCGAGGTCCACCGCGACCAGTCGGTCGTCGCCACGAAGTGTTACTTCCAGATGGACGAGGACGACCCGAACTCGGGCGGACTCTCGCGGAAGGCCATCGAGCAGGAACTGACGGCCAGCCTCGACCGGCTGGGGATAGACACGATCGACCTCTACCAGATTCACCGCTGGGACGAGGACACGCCGATCGAGGAGACCCTCCGGACGCTCGACGACGCCGTCCGACGGAACCAGGTTCGGTACCTGGGTGCCTCCTCGATGTTGGCCCACCAGTTCGCGGACGCGTTGCACGCGAGCGAGCGACTGGGCCTCGAGCGGTTCGTCACGATGCAGAACCACTACAACCTCGTCTACCGCGAGGAGGAACGAGAGATGCTACCGCTGTGTCAGAAGCAGGGCGTCGGCGTCCTTCCCTGGTCGCCACTGGCTCGCGGCTACCTGACCCGGCCGGACGAACGGGTGGATGCGACGACCCGCGGCGATGCCGAGGAACAGCTGTACGCCCACCCGTACCGCGAGGGCGGCGGCCGTGAGATCAACGAACGCGTCGAGGAACTCGCCGACGAAAAGGACCTCACGATGGCCCAGGTGTCGCTGGCGTGGCTCCTCCACCAGGAGTGGGTCGACGCGCCGATCGTCGGCACGACGAGCGTCGAGCACTTAGAGCAGGCCGTCGAGGCGCTCGACGTCTCGCTCTCGCGTTCGGACCTCGAGTACCTCGAGGAACCGTACGAGCCCGTTCGCGTGTCCGGTCACGACTGA
- a CDS encoding PrsW family glutamic-type intramembrane protease has translation MTAGPASSDPRSQRQDANDSPSRADAVRGFVRRTARIARWEVSRSAGTVDRKTVLIVLALALVVGAVGVATLDEGVGLEDGLYTVSVDEESPYHAVAVENPTFTAVEPGTDADVRVYRGDVIDPDRAQTSKEKAAYAAFADAVEAYNEERMYAEDDLSAAFPVSVTLTYQQRSSPDSASGGSDSSDGGSTGSGADLTGGPDGDGSTGDGDGSTDGGGAPTDSSDGSGSGISVPEFGGGSIEDSSQPQTPGSITPPFPFRSLVLAFLFVVPMNVVIQSYGSTIMDERIKRRGELLLVSPASRYEIVAGKTLPYLLGLLGIVVAIAYGIEGSWLSVAAVVPIALVFLAATFVGAMFARSFKELTFVTVTVSVVLTTYTFVPAIFTNVTPISLISPLTLVVLDLQGESVRLGEYLFSTAPLSLGALVLFGLGLGSYREEDMFTQKPIPSKALDAVAAHVRGYASVLAMPVVFIPFVFAGQLLTVALVFALPQTVSLPIVFVVAALLEELAKSLHVYAGYAHSRFESSVRTAVVLGALSGLGFFLGEKLTHAVQFVGLPDLLEGQAAFGPSLSGAPVAVVVAVFLAPLALHAVTAIIGALGASRGRTAYALGLTAATLVHAVYNLGVIALVA, from the coding sequence CGCGCTGGGAAGTCTCCCGGAGCGCCGGGACTGTCGACCGAAAGACGGTCCTGATCGTCCTCGCGCTCGCGCTCGTCGTCGGTGCGGTGGGTGTCGCGACCCTCGACGAGGGCGTGGGTCTCGAGGATGGCCTCTACACGGTCTCGGTCGACGAGGAGAGCCCCTATCACGCGGTCGCCGTCGAGAACCCGACGTTCACGGCCGTCGAACCGGGTACCGACGCCGACGTGCGGGTGTACCGCGGCGACGTGATCGATCCCGACAGGGCACAGACCTCGAAGGAGAAGGCCGCCTACGCCGCGTTCGCCGACGCCGTCGAGGCGTACAACGAGGAGCGGATGTACGCGGAGGACGACCTGAGCGCCGCGTTCCCCGTCTCCGTGACGCTGACCTACCAGCAGCGATCCAGCCCCGATTCGGCGAGCGGAGGGAGCGACTCGAGTGACGGCGGATCGACCGGATCCGGCGCCGATTTGACAGGAGGTCCGGATGGCGACGGGTCGACTGGCGATGGCGACGGCTCGACGGACGGTGGCGGCGCTCCCACGGACTCGAGCGACGGATCTGGCTCGGGTATCAGCGTGCCGGAGTTCGGCGGCGGCTCGATCGAGGACTCGAGCCAGCCCCAGACCCCGGGCTCGATCACGCCGCCGTTTCCCTTCAGGTCGCTCGTACTCGCGTTCCTGTTCGTCGTCCCGATGAACGTCGTGATCCAGTCCTACGGGAGCACGATCATGGACGAGCGGATCAAGCGCCGCGGCGAGTTGCTGCTGGTCTCGCCCGCCTCGCGGTACGAGATCGTCGCCGGAAAGACACTCCCGTACCTGCTGGGACTCCTGGGAATCGTCGTCGCCATCGCGTACGGGATCGAGGGGAGCTGGCTGTCGGTCGCCGCCGTCGTTCCCATCGCGCTGGTCTTTCTCGCGGCCACGTTCGTCGGGGCGATGTTCGCCCGCTCGTTCAAGGAACTCACGTTCGTCACGGTGACGGTTTCGGTGGTGCTGACGACCTACACGTTCGTACCGGCAATCTTCACGAACGTCACGCCGATCTCGCTCATCTCGCCGCTGACGCTCGTCGTCCTCGACCTCCAGGGCGAGAGCGTTCGCCTCGGGGAGTACCTCTTCTCGACGGCGCCGCTATCTCTCGGCGCGCTCGTCCTGTTCGGGCTCGGCCTCGGGAGCTACCGCGAGGAGGACATGTTCACCCAGAAGCCGATCCCGTCGAAGGCGCTCGACGCCGTCGCCGCCCACGTCCGCGGGTACGCCAGCGTGCTCGCGATGCCGGTCGTCTTCATCCCGTTCGTCTTCGCCGGCCAGTTGCTCACCGTCGCGCTCGTCTTCGCGCTCCCGCAGACGGTGTCGCTCCCGATCGTCTTCGTCGTCGCCGCGCTCCTCGAGGAACTCGCGAAGAGCCTCCACGTCTACGCGGGCTACGCCCACTCGCGGTTCGAATCGTCCGTCCGAACGGCGGTCGTCCTCGGCGCGCTCTCGGGGCTCGGCTTCTTCCTGGGCGAGAAACTCACCCACGCCGTCCAGTTCGTCGGGCTTCCCGACCTGCTCGAGGGGCAGGCCGCGTTCGGTCCCTCGCTGTCCGGCGCCCCCGTTGCCGTGGTAGTTGCCGTCTTCCTCGCACCGCTGGCGTTGCACGCCGTGACGGCGATCATCGGGGCACTCGGCGCCAGTCGAGGACGGACCGCGTACGCACTCGGTCTCACGGCCGCGACGCTCGTTCACGCGGTCTACAACCTCGGGGTGATCGCGCTTGTCGCGTGA
- a CDS encoding SDR family oxidoreductase, producing the protein MSTPTLEFDGTVAVITGASGALGSAAVDRFRDAGATVCAVDVVEPDDEDAQLDPDADTHFYQADLTDESTVESLFETILDDHGRIDHLLNIAGTWRGGNHVEETPLEEFELLVDVNLKSAFLASKYALPHLQETGGAIVSVSARSGLEGGSGDGPYRITKAGVKILTETLAEENRGTVRANCVLPSVIDTPANREMMPDADHDSWVDPANIAEVMAFLCSDGASVTSGAAVPVYGEA; encoded by the coding sequence ATGTCGACACCGACACTCGAGTTCGACGGAACCGTCGCAGTCATCACGGGCGCCAGCGGAGCCCTCGGAAGCGCCGCAGTCGACCGCTTTCGGGACGCCGGCGCGACAGTCTGTGCCGTCGACGTCGTCGAACCCGACGACGAGGACGCCCAGCTCGACCCAGACGCGGACACCCACTTCTACCAGGCAGATCTCACTGACGAGTCGACCGTCGAATCCCTGTTCGAGACGATACTCGACGACCACGGTCGGATCGATCATCTGCTGAACATCGCCGGGACCTGGCGCGGCGGGAACCACGTCGAGGAGACGCCACTCGAGGAGTTCGAACTGCTGGTCGACGTCAACCTCAAATCGGCGTTCCTGGCGTCGAAATACGCTCTTCCGCACCTTCAGGAGACCGGGGGCGCCATCGTGAGCGTAAGCGCCCGCTCGGGGCTCGAGGGTGGGTCGGGCGATGGTCCCTACCGGATTACCAAAGCCGGCGTGAAGATCCTGACCGAGACGCTGGCCGAGGAGAACCGCGGGACGGTCAGGGCGAACTGCGTCCTCCCCAGCGTGATCGACACGCCGGCCAACAGGGAGATGATGCCCGACGCGGATCACGACTCGTGGGTCGACCCGGCCAATATCGCCGAAGTCATGGCGTTTCTCTGTAGCGACGGCGCCTCGGTGACCAGCGGCGCGGCTGTTCCGGTGTACGGCGAGGCCTGA
- a CDS encoding glycerophosphodiester phosphodiesterase, translating to MRLIAHRGFARTAPENTITAIRSAAEYADAVEFDVRRCGSGELVVFHDDTLERVTVESGALSDRPLEELRALTVLDSEETIPTLDEVLEALPPSLEVNLEMKELGIAADVLEALEGVENRVVTTSFLHPELRRVRELDRDQPTGLLASRHLEHPVTTAIELDCDVIGANYWRCLFTQLVPRAKALGLEVHAWSIEHELLARALGYRGVDCISADRPLNL from the coding sequence ATGCGACTCATCGCCCACCGCGGATTCGCCCGGACGGCCCCCGAAAACACGATCACCGCAATTCGATCGGCAGCGGAGTACGCCGATGCCGTCGAGTTCGACGTTCGGCGATGTGGCTCCGGCGAACTCGTCGTCTTCCACGACGACACGCTCGAGCGCGTCACCGTCGAGTCCGGTGCCCTCTCAGATCGGCCCCTCGAGGAACTGCGAGCGCTCACCGTCCTCGACTCCGAAGAGACCATTCCGACGCTCGATGAGGTCCTCGAGGCGCTACCACCGTCCCTCGAGGTCAACCTCGAGATGAAGGAACTCGGCATCGCCGCGGACGTACTCGAGGCGCTCGAGGGGGTCGAAAACCGTGTCGTGACGACCTCGTTTCTCCACCCCGAGCTTCGACGAGTACGCGAACTCGATCGCGACCAGCCGACCGGCCTCCTGGCCAGTCGCCACCTCGAACATCCGGTGACGACCGCCATCGAACTCGACTGCGACGTGATCGGGGCGAACTACTGGCGCTGTCTGTTCACTCAGCTGGTGCCGCGGGCGAAGGCGCTTGGCCTCGAGGTTCACGCCTGGTCGATCGAACACGAACTCCTCGCCCGAGCATTGGGATATCGCGGCGTCGACTGTATCTCCGCCGATCGGCCGCTGAATCTGTAG
- the tenA gene encoding thiaminase II, whose amino-acid sequence MAFSDQLLETGAPIWEAQQTHPFVRELAAGTLADEAFRAWVRQDYRYLLDYARTFSIAGSKARDPDTRGHLLSVARSILDDELELHRSFAAEYGLSQADLETAKKAPTCVAYTNFLLRTAYEGSIAEIAAAIYPCGQGYLDIAAHMDDLATEENRYTPFIEKYTSDEFRDSVAWMRAFVDRCGERYPGERESMERAFLTSAKLEYRFWEMAYQREDWGLSRAMEDRSRVDSQ is encoded by the coding sequence ATGGCGTTTAGCGACCAGCTACTCGAAACCGGCGCGCCGATCTGGGAGGCCCAGCAGACCCACCCCTTCGTGAGGGAGCTCGCGGCGGGAACGCTCGCGGACGAGGCGTTCCGCGCGTGGGTACGCCAGGACTACCGATACTTGCTCGATTACGCGCGTACGTTCTCCATCGCAGGATCGAAGGCGCGAGACCCCGACACGCGGGGGCACTTGCTCTCGGTCGCCAGATCGATCCTGGACGACGAACTCGAGTTACACCGCTCGTTCGCCGCAGAGTACGGCCTCTCGCAGGCGGACCTCGAGACCGCCAAGAAGGCGCCGACGTGCGTCGCGTACACGAACTTCCTCCTTCGGACGGCCTACGAGGGGTCGATCGCCGAAATCGCCGCCGCGATCTACCCTTGCGGCCAGGGCTACCTCGACATCGCGGCCCACATGGACGACCTCGCGACGGAGGAGAACCGCTACACGCCGTTCATCGAGAAGTACACGAGCGACGAGTTTCGCGACTCGGTCGCCTGGATGCGCGCGTTTGTCGACCGCTGTGGCGAACGGTACCCGGGCGAGCGCGAGTCGATGGAACGCGCGTTCCTGACGAGCGCGAAACTCGAGTACCGGTTCTGGGAGATGGCCTACCAGCGGGAAGACTGGGGGCTGTCGCGAGCGATGGAGGACCGGAGCCGCGTTGACTCGCAGTAA
- a CDS encoding branched-chain amino acid ABC transporter permease — MGGSESLTWGARIREQPFLFVAILAGVLLVLDLIARLAGVEIPMIGGRTFGGQLTFGRFRGLVWNGIVVGLIFGLAGIGLSMTYSILNFANFSHGDLVTTGAFTGWGAALLVAGWGTADTGYLLLVRSGSGPNVNEIGGSIVEAPLGIFLGVVVAAVATILVTVLIDRLVYKPMRDRGGISLLIASIGAALALRYVIQLVYGGSNRGVTSTRDVETELLGLSIDLHEASLVIVAVGLMLGMHLMLQRTKLGKAMRAMADNKDLALVTGIPTERVVTATWIIGGALAGISGYLYVLERGTIEFNLGWFLLLFIFAAVILGGIGSIYGAIAGGFVIGFVHEVSLVWIPSDFNAAAAFVIMILVLLYRPQGIFGGVTTA, encoded by the coding sequence ATGGGAGGTTCAGAATCACTAACTTGGGGAGCCCGCATACGCGAGCAGCCGTTTCTGTTCGTGGCGATTCTTGCGGGGGTGTTGCTGGTGCTCGACCTGATAGCCAGGCTCGCAGGGGTCGAAATACCGATGATCGGCGGGCGAACGTTCGGTGGGCAACTGACGTTCGGTCGATTCAGAGGACTCGTCTGGAACGGCATCGTCGTCGGCCTCATCTTCGGCCTCGCCGGTATCGGACTCTCGATGACGTACAGCATTCTTAACTTCGCGAACTTCTCTCACGGCGATCTGGTGACCACGGGTGCGTTCACCGGCTGGGGTGCGGCGCTACTGGTCGCCGGATGGGGAACGGCGGATACGGGATATCTGTTGCTGGTCCGCTCGGGAAGCGGCCCGAACGTAAACGAAATCGGCGGCTCCATCGTCGAAGCACCGCTCGGTATCTTCCTCGGTGTCGTCGTTGCCGCCGTAGCCACCATCCTCGTGACGGTGCTCATAGATAGGCTCGTCTACAAACCGATGCGCGACAGGGGCGGCATTTCCCTGTTGATCGCCAGCATCGGTGCGGCGCTCGCGCTCCGGTACGTCATCCAGCTCGTCTACGGTGGCTCCAACCGCGGCGTCACCTCGACACGAGACGTCGAAACGGAGCTCCTCGGTCTCTCCATCGACCTCCACGAGGCGTCGCTGGTCATCGTCGCTGTCGGGTTGATGCTCGGCATGCACCTCATGCTCCAGCGAACGAAACTGGGGAAGGCAATGCGGGCGATGGCCGACAACAAGGACCTCGCGCTCGTCACCGGGATTCCGACCGAACGCGTCGTCACGGCGACCTGGATCATCGGCGGAGCGCTCGCCGGGATCTCCGGCTACCTGTACGTCCTCGAGCGCGGAACCATCGAGTTCAACCTCGGTTGGTTCCTCCTTCTGTTTATCTTCGCCGCGGTCATCCTCGGCGGGATCGGCTCGATTTACGGGGCGATCGCGGGCGGGTTCGTCATCGGCTTCGTTCACGAGGTCTCGCTCGTCTGGATCCCCTCGGACTTCAACGCCGCCGCGGCGTTCGTCATCATGATTCTCGTCCTGCTCTACCGTCCGCAGGGCATCTTCGGCGGGGTGACGACCGCATGA
- a CDS encoding ABC transporter permease, with product MSREPRADEDDSTLHARLAIVRREWRSLRSEKTIVLALAIQLVIAGFSGFLVVGLVSLYDPGAVEGQEMTVALTGDDRDALLEAVHHREAIEPRLYDDRGAAYADFDRRAVAAVVETNRLENGRLSIVVTAPDEGIGTTLLISELQETFRTVEFEERQANADRLESPPLSVPETSATPYFGFTYTILVPLLLFLPVFISGSIAVDSLIEERQRGTLELLRVAPLSFPDVVDAKLVATASLAPLQGLAWLLLLAFNGTAIANPAALVIFVAALALLIVALGMGVALYAPDRRQAQLLYSAGIVGLLVVTSLLPEHPANTVAKLAIGSETPTTWLLFAGYVVAGLGAYLLLQWWLERVDQAAL from the coding sequence TTGTCGCGTGAGCCACGAGCGGACGAGGATGACTCTACCCTGCACGCTCGACTGGCCATCGTCCGCCGCGAGTGGCGCTCCCTGCGCTCGGAGAAGACCATCGTGCTCGCGCTGGCGATCCAGCTGGTCATCGCCGGCTTCTCGGGCTTCCTCGTCGTCGGCCTCGTCTCGCTGTACGACCCCGGCGCGGTCGAGGGCCAGGAGATGACCGTCGCGCTCACCGGTGACGACAGGGACGCCTTGCTCGAAGCCGTCCACCATCGAGAGGCCATCGAACCGCGGCTCTACGACGACCGCGGAGCCGCCTACGCGGACTTCGATCGGCGAGCCGTCGCCGCCGTCGTCGAGACCAACCGCCTCGAAAACGGCCGGCTCTCGATCGTGGTCACGGCACCCGACGAGGGGATCGGGACGACGCTGTTGATCTCGGAACTCCAGGAGACGTTCCGCACGGTGGAGTTCGAGGAACGGCAGGCGAACGCCGACCGACTCGAGTCGCCGCCCCTGTCCGTGCCCGAGACGAGCGCGACCCCGTACTTCGGGTTCACGTATACCATCCTGGTGCCGCTCCTGTTGTTCCTGCCGGTGTTCATCAGCGGCTCGATCGCCGTCGACTCGCTGATCGAGGAGCGCCAGCGCGGCACGTTAGAGTTGCTCCGGGTGGCGCCGCTGTCGTTCCCGGACGTGGTCGACGCGAAACTCGTCGCGACGGCCAGCCTGGCCCCGCTACAGGGACTCGCCTGGCTCCTCTTGCTCGCGTTCAACGGGACGGCGATCGCCAACCCGGCGGCCCTGGTGATCTTCGTCGCCGCGCTGGCGTTGCTCATCGTCGCACTCGGAATGGGCGTGGCGCTGTACGCCCCGGATCGACGCCAGGCGCAGTTGCTCTACTCGGCGGGCATCGTCGGCCTGCTGGTCGTCACGTCTCTGCTGCCGGAACACCCCGCGAACACGGTCGCGAAACTGGCCATCGGAAGCGAGACGCCGACGACCTGGCTCCTGTTCGCCGGCTACGTCGTGGCCGGTCTCGGGGCGTACCTGCTGCTTCAGTGGTGGCTCGAGCGGGTCGATCAGGCGGCTCTGTAA
- a CDS encoding penicillin acylase family protein, with amino-acid sequence MTRRGALAAAVLAGVAGLSLSSASDLLEQFAPLSGDAWNAADRERPERVESPYGDATVRIDDEGVPHVEADDERAAYFAIGHLHGFDRGFQLDLQRRQMRGELSSVVGEATLESDEFHVRMDFAGAAEATWNALEETHAGSLVEAYADGVNAAFEGTTFPLEFELLEFEPDPWVPADTLLMEKQIAWTLTGNFSALRRQVLEDRLEPAILEALFPERMDHDTPVLRTDPEHVDGLGELRGVRIGESGASEGSDETGTESTADAHDSSTPSLATWLSRFESPPGVGSNSWVVSGEHTESGTPIVANDPHLQLMTPPLWYEQHVETAETSVRGVTFPGVPFVIIGANEAAGWGFTNVGADVLDCYTYQIDDENERYRYRSEWREFETEEREIAVSGGENRTITARKTVHGPLLEREGETVGVAWTGLSATRTTEAVYDLTVSEGVDDALEAARRFDVPTQNLVYADANGRTLYVAAGQFPIRRDGDDSSGEPIAGNRVFDGSAGEGEWEGYEPYGVSDWEGDGFVPFEEQPAAIDPDLLATANQRTADDPEHYVGTAFAMPYRGRRIYDELDAAAGEERGTDLEFHRTLQTDRRDERAVDTVPDLLEAGTAALEDGTVDDPDQFEDAIDTLEDWGPEYEMVRDSRGALLFARWFEHLRAGVLEPVFDPADLGSEYYSNDWIVATLPAENPVFEDRSRDSILVEALETTLVELEDEGWDTYGDWNTTEPVAHPFGSEAPFLSYDERPTDGSRATVDNYRVESAVGASWRMVVEPGGEAWAILPGGNSGDYFSPHYDDQFERWADGEYKSMDLEASGETATRFEGVER; translated from the coding sequence ATGACGCGACGGGGCGCGCTCGCCGCGGCCGTCCTCGCGGGCGTCGCCGGCCTCTCGCTCTCGTCCGCGAGCGACCTCCTCGAGCAGTTCGCGCCGCTCTCGGGCGATGCGTGGAACGCCGCCGACCGGGAACGTCCGGAACGCGTCGAGAGCCCCTACGGGGACGCGACCGTTCGAATCGACGACGAGGGCGTCCCCCACGTCGAGGCGGACGACGAGCGGGCGGCGTACTTCGCCATAGGCCACCTCCATGGGTTCGACCGCGGCTTCCAGCTCGACCTCCAGCGTCGCCAGATGCGGGGCGAACTGTCGTCCGTCGTCGGCGAGGCCACCCTCGAGAGCGACGAGTTTCACGTCCGGATGGACTTCGCCGGGGCCGCCGAGGCGACCTGGAACGCCCTCGAGGAGACCCACGCCGGGTCGCTCGTCGAGGCCTACGCCGACGGCGTGAACGCGGCGTTCGAGGGCACGACGTTCCCCCTCGAGTTCGAACTGCTCGAGTTCGAGCCGGACCCGTGGGTGCCCGCCGACACGCTCTTGATGGAGAAACAGATCGCCTGGACGCTCACGGGGAACTTCAGTGCCCTTCGACGCCAGGTGCTCGAGGATCGGCTCGAGCCGGCGATTCTCGAGGCGCTGTTCCCCGAACGGATGGACCACGACACGCCGGTGCTGCGAACGGACCCCGAGCACGTCGACGGCCTCGGTGAATTGCGTGGCGTTCGAATCGGCGAAAGTGGCGCGAGCGAAGGAAGCGACGAAACGGGGACAGAGAGTACAGCGGACGCCCACGACTCGAGTACCCCCTCCCTGGCGACGTGGCTTTCGCGGTTCGAATCGCCGCCCGGCGTCGGCTCGAACAGCTGGGTGGTCTCGGGCGAGCACACCGAGAGCGGGACCCCCATCGTCGCGAACGACCCGCACCTCCAGTTGATGACGCCGCCGCTATGGTACGAACAGCACGTCGAGACAGCCGAGACCTCGGTTCGCGGCGTGACGTTCCCGGGCGTCCCTTTCGTCATCATCGGCGCCAACGAGGCCGCCGGCTGGGGCTTCACGAACGTCGGCGCGGACGTCCTCGACTGTTACACCTACCAGATCGACGACGAGAACGAGCGCTATCGGTATCGGAGCGAGTGGCGCGAGTTCGAGACCGAGGAACGCGAGATCGCCGTCTCGGGTGGCGAAAACCGAACGATCACCGCCAGGAAGACCGTCCACGGCCCCCTGCTCGAGCGTGAGGGCGAGACGGTCGGCGTCGCCTGGACGGGACTCAGCGCGACCCGGACGACCGAGGCCGTCTACGACCTGACGGTCAGCGAGGGCGTCGACGACGCACTCGAGGCCGCCCGGCGATTCGACGTGCCGACTCAGAACCTCGTGTACGCGGACGCGAACGGACGAACGCTGTACGTCGCCGCCGGTCAGTTCCCGATTCGCCGGGATGGCGACGACTCGAGCGGCGAACCGATCGCAGGAAATCGCGTCTTCGACGGTTCTGCGGGCGAAGGCGAGTGGGAAGGATACGAGCCCTACGGCGTCTCCGATTGGGAGGGCGATGGATTCGTCCCCTTCGAGGAACAGCCCGCGGCGATCGATCCCGACCTGCTGGCGACGGCGAACCAGCGGACTGCAGACGACCCCGAGCACTACGTCGGTACCGCCTTCGCGATGCCCTATCGTGGTCGACGGATCTACGACGAGCTCGATGCCGCGGCCGGTGAGGAACGCGGAACGGACCTCGAGTTTCACCGAACCCTCCAGACCGACCGTCGCGACGAGCGCGCTGTCGACACGGTTCCCGACCTGCTCGAGGCCGGAACCGCGGCACTCGAGGACGGGACGGTCGACGATCCCGACCAATTCGAGGACGCCATCGATACGCTCGAGGACTGGGGTCCGGAGTACGAGATGGTGCGCGACTCCCGCGGGGCTCTGCTGTTCGCCCGCTGGTTCGAACACCTCCGAGCGGGTGTCCTCGAGCCGGTCTTCGACCCCGCCGATCTCGGTTCCGAGTACTACTCGAACGACTGGATCGTCGCGACCCTGCCCGCCGAGAACCCGGTCTTCGAGGACCGCTCACGGGACTCGATTCTCGTCGAAGCGCTCGAGACGACCCTCGTGGAACTCGAGGATGAGGGGTGGGACACCTACGGCGACTGGAATACTACTGAGCCCGTCGCGCACCCCTTCGGCAGCGAGGCGCCGTTTCTCAGTTACGACGAGCGACCGACCGACGGGTCGCGGGCGACGGTCGACAACTACCGCGTCGAGAGCGCCGTCGGCGCCAGCTGGCGGATGGTTGTCGAACCCGGTGGCGAAGCCTGGGCGATTCTCCCCGGCGGGAACTCGGGTGACTACTTCTCGCCTCACTACGACGACCAGTTCGAGCGGTGGGCCGACGGCGAGTACAAGTCGATGGACCTCGAGGCGAGCGGCGAGACGGCGACGCGGTTCGAGGGGGTGGAGCGATGA